One region of Zootoca vivipara chromosome 7, rZooViv1.1, whole genome shotgun sequence genomic DNA includes:
- the CTBS gene encoding di-N-acetylchitobiase, whose protein sequence is MEGLLSGAGGALLLLISHLRLSSGACPCEDPALCNPISGARDFEVFIFDIGGQAWKFYDWSHITTVAIFGKYDPELMCYAHSRGARVVLKGDISVKSIVDPAVRAAWIKEKVDLAKRQHLDGINIDIEQEVAKSSPEYYALTDLVKETTEAFHREIPGSQVTFDVAWSPDCIDKRCYNYTGIAESCDFVFVMSYDEQSQVWSQCIARANAPYNQTIMEYEKYIHMGINPKKIVMGVPWYGYDYTCLGLIKAHVCSIAKVPFRGAPCSDAAGRQRPYKVIMDLVNSSISGILWDAEQEAPYLEYKDERGAFHQVWFDNPRSISLKAAYVKNLGLRGIGMWNADCLNYSGGSLAQGQTAAMWAALIPK, encoded by the exons ATGGAGGGGTTGCTAAGCGGCGCCGGCGGCgcgctcctcctcctcatctcccaCCTGCGGCTGAGCTCCGGCGCGTGCCCGTGCGAGGACCCCGCGCTCTGCAACCCCATCTCCGGAGCCAGAGACTTCGAG GTCTTTATATTTGACATTGGTGGGCAGGCCTGGAAATTTTATGACTGGTCACATATTACTACAGTGGCAATTTTTGGAAAATATGACCCTGAGCTTATGTGTTACGCTCATTCGAGAGGAGCCAGAGTTGTTTTAAAAG GAGACATATCTGTGAAGTCAATTGTTGACCCTGCTGTCAGAGCAGCCTGGATAAAAGAAAAAGTGGATCTGGCCAAAAGACAGCATCTGGATGGAATCAATATAGACATTGAACAGGAGGTTGCAAAGTCTTCACCTGAATACTATGCATTAACAGATTTGGTTAAAGAAACAACAGAAGCTTTTCACAGAGAAATTCCAGGATCACAG GTGACTTTTGATGTAGCCTGGTCTCCAGACTGCATAGACAAACGATGTTACAACTACACCGGGATTGCAGAGTCTTGTGATTTCGTATTTGTTATGTCTTACGATGAACAGAGTCAGGTGTGGTCACAATGCATAGCCAGAGCCAATGCTCCATATAACCAAACCATAATGG AATATGAAAAATATATTCACATGGGCATTAATCCAAAGAAGATTGTGATGGGTGTTCCATGGTACGGCTATGATTATACCTGTCTAGGCTTAATTAAG GCCCATGTTTGTTCAATCGCAAAAGTTCCTTTCCGAGGGGCTCCATGCAGTGATGCGGCAGGACGTCAGCGCCCGTATAAAGTAATCATGGATCTGGTGAACAGTTCTATTTCTGGGATCCTGTGGGATGCGGAACAGGAAGCCCCATATTTAGAATACAAG GATGAACGTGGTGCTTTCCATCAAGTGTGGTTTGACAATCCCAGGAGCATTTCTCTGAAGGCAGCCTATGTGAAAAACCTTGGCTTAAGGGGTATTGGCATGTGGAACGCCGATTGCCTTAACTACTCCGGTGGCTCCTTAGCACAAGGGCAAACAGCAGCAATGTGGGCAGCCTTGATACCAAAGTGA